From Pelmatolapia mariae isolate MD_Pm_ZW linkage group LG22, Pm_UMD_F_2, whole genome shotgun sequence, a single genomic window includes:
- the LOC134622927 gene encoding glutathione S-transferase A-like has protein sequence MAKDMTLLWATGSCPCWRVMIALEEKNLQGYNQKLLSFDKMEHKSQQVLDINPRGQIPTFKHGDNVINESYAVCFYLESQFKSQGTKLIPDGPAERALMYQRIFEGLTFYEKLSAVVYYEWYVPEGERHESALKRNKEALVTELKLWEGYLQKLGSGSYLAGPSFTLADVVIFPTVGALFGFGLSPERYPKLGEYYNLLKERPSVKASWPPHWWENPKDQDTVKDALKDI, from the exons ATGGCCAAGGACATGACTCTGCTGTGGGCGACCGGCTCTTGTCCCTGCTGGAGGGTGATGATTGCTCTGGAGGAGAAGAACCTGCAGGGCTACAACCAAAAACTGCTGTCCTTCGATAAAATGGAGCACAAGTCCCAACAAGTGTTAGATATAAACCCCAGGGGACAG attCCCACTTTCAAACATGGAGACAATGTCATCAATGAATCTTACGCAGTCTGTTTTTACCTGGAG AGCCAGTTTAAATCCCAGGGAACCAAACTGATCCCAGATGGCCCAGCAGAACGAGCTCTGATGTACCAGCGCATATTTGAGGGTCTCACATTCTACGAGAAACTCA gtgcAGTTGTCTACTATGAGTGGTATGTCCCTGAAGGTGAGAGACATGAGTCGGCTCTGAAGAGGAACAAAGAAGCTCTGGTCACTGAACTCAAACTCTGGGAGGGTTACTTGCAGAAG ctGGGCTCAGGCTCTTACCTGGCAGGACCGTCTTTCACGCTAGCAGACGTGGTCATCTTTCCAACAGTTGGTGCACTCTTTGGGTTTGG GTTGTCTCCAGAGCGTTATCCTAAACTGGGAGAGTACTACAATCTGCTGAAGGAGAGACCCAGTGTCAAAGCCAGCTGGCCTCCTCATTGGTGGGAGAACCCCAAGGACCAAGATACAGTGAAAGACGCACTGAAAGACATCTGA
- the LOC135932361 gene encoding glutathione S-transferase A-like, whose translation MAKLMSLLWGAGSPPCWRVMITLEEKKLQGYKRKLLSFEKGEHKSQEVLEVNPRGQLPAFKHGDIILNESCATCLYLENQFKSQGIKLIPDSAEDQAAMYQRMMEGLALTDKLNSVIYYDCSVPEEERHDSAVKRNKEALTAELKLWEGYLENVAAGSYLAGAFSLADVIVFPSIACAFRFGLSVGRYPKLAKYYSLLKNRASIKTTWPPHWVASPQGYDILKDL comes from the exons ATGGCAAAGTTAATGAGTCTGCTGTGGGGGGCTGGATCACCACCCTGCTGGCGTGTTATGATCACTCTGGAGGAGAAGAAGCTGCAGGGTTACAAACGCAAACTGCTGTCCTTTGAGAAAGGAGAGCACAAATCTCAGGAAGTCTTGGAAGTCAACCCAAGAGGACAG CTCCCCGCGTTCAAGCATGGAGACATCATACTGAATGAGTCCTGTGCAACATGCTTATACCTCGAG AATCAGTTTAAGTCTCAGGGCATCAAGCTGATTCCTGACAGTGCTGAGGACCAAGCCGCGATGTACCAACGCATGATGGAGGGCCTCGCCCTCACTGATAAACTCA ATTCAGTTATCTACTACGACTGCTCCGTCCCTGAAGAGGAGAGGCACGACTCTGctgtaaagagaaacaaagaggctCTGACTGCTGAACTCAAACTGTGGGAGGGTTACCTGGAGAAT GTGGCTGCTGGCTCATACCTAGCAGGGGCCTTCTCCCTAGCCGATGTGATCGTCTTTCCAAGCATCGCTTGTGCGTTTCGTTTCGG GTTGTCTGTGGGGCGTTATCCTAAATTGGCCAAATATTACAGCCTGCTGAAGAACAGAGCCAGCATTAAAACCACGTGGCCCCCACACTGGGTGGCCAGTCCACAGGGTTATGACATCCTGAAGGACCTCTGA